Part of the Acidimicrobiales bacterium genome is shown below.
GTGCCCCGCTCCGGTTCGGTGGTGGACGTCGCGGCGACCGGCCTGGTCGATGACTCGGTGAACAGGTCCCCGACCGTCTCCCCCGACGGCCCTCCACAGGCGACCAGGAGGACGAGGAGGGTGACGGGCGCGACAGCCCGGAGGGCGGGCGCCGTAGGACGACGACCGACGTTCAGGCGACCGGCTCGCCCCCGAAGGTGAGCTGACCGTCTTCCTGGTCCTCGGGTTGGTCCCGTTGATCCCACTGGTGGTCCTCGAACGGATCGGCCTTCAGTTCCGACTGGTCGTCGGCTACAGCCGGGTGCCGGTCGACACCCAGAAAGGCCCGGGCCAACAGTGGTGTCTCAGCGGCCTCCGGAGCCGGGGAGGACTCGGGTCGGCTCTCGGCATCACGCGCTGACTCAAGCGGATGCACAGCGGCGGCCACTGGGCGGATCGGCTCCACGTCGGCCACCGGCCGCAGCATCTGGTCGTCCGACTCCTCGGGATCCCTGGGACGCTCGGGCAGCGGAATCAGGTTGCCCCGGGTACGGACGTCGACCACGGTCCATCCGTTTGGCGCTCGGAGCCGATCGAGATGCGTCTCACACAGCACCGCCGACCCAGGTCCGTCCACCTCGTCGAGGTCGCAGACGGTGAAGGTCAGATCCCGGACATCCATCACGACGAGGGCATCGGCCGCGCCGAGGCAGGCCGACCGCATACACAGGTCCCGCATGGGCTGAAACGGTACCCCCGGGGTAGTAGCCGGACGGGGACACCCCGACGCGGCACATGTCGGACCGTAGGCTCGGCGCGTGCCCGGATCTGACCCGCTCCCCGTCCTTGGGCTCGACGCCGACGACACCCTCTGGGAGAGCGAAGCGCGCTTTCACCAGGTGGAGGCCCGGTTCCGGGACCTGATGGCACCATGGTCGGACGAAGCGGCCACCGACGCCGCCATGCTGGCTACCGAACGGAAGAACATTGTCCGCCACGGTTACGGGGTAAAGGGCTTCGTATTGTCCATGATCGTCACCGCGGTCCACCTCAGCGACGGGGCCATCACCGCCAACCAGATCGGCGACATCGTGGCCTGGGGCCACGAACTTCTGGACCACCCAATCGAGTTGCTGGACGGGGTTGCCGACACCGTCGACGTCCTCTCGCGGACCCACCGCCTGCTCGTCATCACCAAGGGGGACCTGAACGACCAGATGACCAAAGTGGCCCGGAGTGGCCTGGCCGACCGGTTCTGGCGGGTCGAGGTGGTGGCCGAGAAGGACGAGGCCGCCTACGCAGGGGTGCTCGACCGCCTTGGCATCCAGCCCTCGGACTTCGTGATGGTCGGCAACTCGATCCGGTCCGACGTGCTTCCCGTCCTGGGGATCGGTGGGAAAGCAGTCCATGTCCCCCACACGACGACGTGGATCCTCGAGGAACCCGACCCGAAAGCCGTGGCCGCTGTCCGGTTCCCGGTCGTGGACCGCCTGGCCGACCTTCCCGCCCTGCTAGCCGACTGGACCGTCGCCTGACCGCCGGTCAGCGGAGGTAGGTGCCATCGGCCGAAGCAAGGGCCATAACGACGCCCACGTCGACCACCCAGGGGCCGTCGGCCCGAACCGATAGGACGACCCGCTCGCCGTCGGCTAGGCGACGCTTCCGCTCTCCGTCGAAGGCCAGGAGCAGCGGGCCGGCCACCTCCACGCCCTCTCCGGGGGCCAGGCGACGGACCTCGGCGAGGCCCAGGTCGTCGTAGTGCCCCGGGGCTGTCGGCCCACGGACCACCCGGTCGCAATGCTCCGCCGGACCAAACCGGA
Proteins encoded:
- a CDS encoding HAD hydrolase-like protein, with the translated sequence MPGSDPLPVLGLDADDTLWESEARFHQVEARFRDLMAPWSDEAATDAAMLATERKNIVRHGYGVKGFVLSMIVTAVHLSDGAITANQIGDIVAWGHELLDHPIELLDGVADTVDVLSRTHRLLVITKGDLNDQMTKVARSGLADRFWRVEVVAEKDEAAYAGVLDRLGIQPSDFVMVGNSIRSDVLPVLGIGGKAVHVPHTTTWILEEPDPKAVAAVRFPVVDRLADLPALLADWTVA
- a CDS encoding DUF3499 family protein, translating into MRDLCMRSACLGAADALVVMDVRDLTFTVCDLDEVDGPGSAVLCETHLDRLRAPNGWTVVDVRTRGNLIPLPERPRDPEESDDQMLRPVADVEPIRPVAAAVHPLESARDAESRPESSPAPEAAETPLLARAFLGVDRHPAVADDQSELKADPFEDHQWDQRDQPEDQEDGQLTFGGEPVA